One Bacteroidales bacterium DNA window includes the following coding sequences:
- a CDS encoding DUF6567 family protein encodes MKKLNIIAIIIVVLMATSCSITKKGVPSAPISVQINLSMENLEYLGDATGTSTQSYFIGIPLGGRKYKVGTAIPQGSLAISIPQSRGMNNAMYDALISKPNADFVLPISYEINKQQMFLGSKTTLTIKTKAFRIKTK; translated from the coding sequence ATGAAGAAATTAAATATTATAGCTATTATTATTGTGGTATTAATGGCTACTTCATGTTCAATCACAAAGAAAGGAGTTCCTTCTGCTCCCATAAGTGTTCAGATTAATTTGTCTATGGAGAATCTTGAATATCTTGGTGATGCAACCGGCACTTCAACACAATCGTATTTTATTGGAATACCATTAGGTGGACGTAAGTATAAAGTTGGAACAGCAATTCCTCAAGGTTCTTTAGCAATTAGTATTCCTCAAAGCAGAGGAATGAATAATGCAATGTATGATGCGTTAATATCAAAACCTAATGCTGATTTTGTTCTTCCTATTTCTTATGAAATCAATAAACAACAAATGTTTTTGGGTAGTAAAACTACTTTAACTATTAAAACAAAAGCATTTAGAATTAAAACAAAATAA
- a CDS encoding ABC transporter permease, with amino-acid sequence MLLKSKKYNQKKSYSLSLLTWIKLRKNKLAMSGLIFILFSVLISVTGYLIIPDSTPMANEQTLEISNKKPGFKVKVLLVRKNEKNEKDNFFKKMFFGKKSKYQLIPIQNYFFKGDKIIVEKFSGIEKIKGEEVSLNIADVVFSLSDKPDLMSDKNSIKFTTIDNKRKIAFVSELKKIIEEKNIVTKKYILGTDTFGRDMLSRIIIGARVSLSVGFISVLISLLIGITLGALAGFYRGWIDNLIMWFINVVWSIPTLLLVIAITFALGKGFWQIFIAVGLTMWVEVARIVRGQILSIREKEFVEASRALGFSDFRIIFRHILPNVLGPVIVISTANFASAILLEAGLSFLGIGVQPPMPSWGTMIRDYYGYIMLDMAYLAILPGIAIMLMVLAFMLLGNGLRDALDVKINP; translated from the coding sequence ATGCTTTTAAAATCAAAAAAATATAATCAAAAAAAATCATATTCCCTTTCTTTATTAACTTGGATAAAATTAAGAAAGAACAAGCTTGCAATGAGTGGGCTGATTTTTATCTTATTTTCAGTATTAATTTCCGTTACCGGATATTTAATTATCCCTGATTCTACCCCAATGGCGAATGAGCAGACATTGGAAATTTCAAATAAAAAACCCGGGTTTAAAGTAAAAGTATTACTTGTTAGAAAAAATGAAAAAAATGAAAAGGATAATTTTTTTAAAAAAATGTTTTTTGGTAAAAAAAGTAAATATCAGTTAATACCAATTCAAAATTATTTTTTTAAAGGTGACAAAATAATTGTAGAAAAGTTTTCGGGAATCGAAAAAATCAAAGGTGAAGAAGTTTCACTTAATATTGCGGATGTTGTTTTTTCGTTATCGGATAAACCGGATTTGATGTCGGATAAAAATAGTATAAAATTTACAACAATTGATAACAAAAGAAAAATCGCATTTGTTTCTGAATTAAAAAAAATAATCGAAGAAAAAAACATTGTAACTAAAAAATATATTCTCGGAACAGATACATTCGGCAGGGATATGCTTAGCAGAATAATAATTGGTGCGAGGGTTTCTTTATCGGTGGGATTTATTTCGGTTCTTATTTCGCTTTTAATAGGCATCACACTCGGAGCATTAGCCGGATTTTATAGGGGATGGATTGATAATTTGATAATGTGGTTTATAAATGTTGTGTGGTCAATTCCCACGCTTCTGCTTGTTATTGCAATAACATTTGCGCTCGGAAAAGGATTCTGGCAGATTTTTATTGCGGTAGGACTTACAATGTGGGTTGAGGTTGCACGAATTGTAAGAGGTCAGATTTTAAGTATAAGAGAAAAAGAATTTGTTGAAGCATCCAGAGCACTCGGATTTTCCGATTTCAGAATTATTTTCCGTCATATTTTACCAAATGTCTTGGGTCCGGTAATTGTTATATCCACCGCAAACTTCGCATCTGCAATTCTTCTTGAAGCAGGATTGAGTTTTCTCGGAATTGGTGTTCAACCACCCATGCCATCATGGGGAACAATGATAAGAGATTATTACGGTTATATCATGCTCGACATGGCATACCTTGCAATACTTCCCGGAATTGCAATAATGCTCATGGTTCTGGCTTTCATGCTTCTCGGCAATGGTTTGAGAGATGCTCTTGATGTAAAAATAAATCCATAA